The Castanea sativa cultivar Marrone di Chiusa Pesio chromosome 11, ASM4071231v1 genome contains a region encoding:
- the LOC142617836 gene encoding uncharacterized protein LOC142617836 isoform X1 produces the protein MASLSLPLSTILIFIICTLTLTAHSVPFVVLHGIGDKCSSKGVATFTELLSNWSGSQGYCVEIGDGGWDSWTMPLLEQTAIACEKVKSISELSEGYNLVGLSQGTMIGRGVIEWCDGAPPVKNFISLAGIHAGIASCPLCGSEWYCILVDYLIELEVYSDFVQKHLAPSGYVKIPTDISSYLKGCKFLPKLNNEINATRNSTYKERFASLQTLVLIMFEQDTVLVPKETSWFGYYPDGAFDPILPAQETLLYTEDWIGLKILDEAGKVKFINVSGGHLEISTSDMKTYIVPYLEDETSRQMVITETSPFNWLSSIWHFFLELVGFSEDQPLLRMVH, from the exons ATGGCTTCTCTTTCTCTACCACTGTCAACTATCCTTATTTTCATCATCTGCACACTCACTCTCACTGCTCACTCTGTTCCTTTCGTTGTCTTGCATG GCATTGGAGATAAATGCAGCAGTAAAGGAGTCGCAACATTCACCGAGCTTTTAAGCAATTGGTCTGGATCTCAAGGATATTGcgt AGAAATCGGAGATGGAGGATGGGATTCCTGGACTATGCCTCTGCTGGAACAG ACTGCTATTGCTTGTGAGAAG GTGAAGAGCATCAGTGAACTAAGTGAGGGTTACAACCTAGTTGGACTTTCTCAG GGTACTATGATTGGTCGAGGGGTAATTGAATGGTGTGATGGGGCCCCTCCT GTTAAGAATTTCATATCATTAGCTGGTATTCATGCTGGAATTGCTTCATGTCCACTTTGTGGA TCTGAGTGGTATTGCATTCTAGTGGACTACTTAATCGAGTTAGAGGTCTACAGTGACTTTGTCCAG AAACATTTGGCTCCAAGTGGTTATGTGAAAATCCCAACT gACATTAGCTCCTATTTAAAAGGATGCAAGTTTCTTCCAAAGCTTAACAACGAAATCAACGCTACAAGAAATTCCACCTATAAGGAAAGATTTGCTAGCTTACAGACTTTGGTACTTATTATG TTTGAGCAGGATACTGTTTTGGTTCCTAAGGAGACCTCCTGGTTCGGGTATTACCCAGATGGGGCCTTTGATCCTATTTTGCCTGCACAAGAG ACTCTACTCTATACTGAAGACTGGATTGGTTTGAAAATCCTGGATGAAGCTGGTAAAGTTAAATTCATAAACGTTTCTGGGGGTCATTTGGAGATTTCTACAAGTGATATGAAAACGTATATAGTGCCTTACTTGGAGGATGAAACATCAAGACAGATGGTGATAACAGAAACTTCACCATTTAACTGGCTTTCATCAATCTGGCATTTCTTTTTGGAACTGGTTGGGTTCTCTGAGGATCAACCATTGCTGCGCATGGTGCATTAA
- the LOC142617836 gene encoding uncharacterized protein LOC142617836 isoform X2, with the protein MASLSLPLSTILIFIICTLTLTAHSVPFVVLHGIGDKCSSKGVATFTELLSNWSGSQGYCVEIGDGGWDSWTMPLLEQTAIACEKVKSISELSEGYNLVGLSQVKNFISLAGIHAGIASCPLCGSEWYCILVDYLIELEVYSDFVQKHLAPSGYVKIPTDISSYLKGCKFLPKLNNEINATRNSTYKERFASLQTLVLIMFEQDTVLVPKETSWFGYYPDGAFDPILPAQETLLYTEDWIGLKILDEAGKVKFINVSGGHLEISTSDMKTYIVPYLEDETSRQMVITETSPFNWLSSIWHFFLELVGFSEDQPLLRMVH; encoded by the exons ATGGCTTCTCTTTCTCTACCACTGTCAACTATCCTTATTTTCATCATCTGCACACTCACTCTCACTGCTCACTCTGTTCCTTTCGTTGTCTTGCATG GCATTGGAGATAAATGCAGCAGTAAAGGAGTCGCAACATTCACCGAGCTTTTAAGCAATTGGTCTGGATCTCAAGGATATTGcgt AGAAATCGGAGATGGAGGATGGGATTCCTGGACTATGCCTCTGCTGGAACAG ACTGCTATTGCTTGTGAGAAG GTGAAGAGCATCAGTGAACTAAGTGAGGGTTACAACCTAGTTGGACTTTCTCAG GTTAAGAATTTCATATCATTAGCTGGTATTCATGCTGGAATTGCTTCATGTCCACTTTGTGGA TCTGAGTGGTATTGCATTCTAGTGGACTACTTAATCGAGTTAGAGGTCTACAGTGACTTTGTCCAG AAACATTTGGCTCCAAGTGGTTATGTGAAAATCCCAACT gACATTAGCTCCTATTTAAAAGGATGCAAGTTTCTTCCAAAGCTTAACAACGAAATCAACGCTACAAGAAATTCCACCTATAAGGAAAGATTTGCTAGCTTACAGACTTTGGTACTTATTATG TTTGAGCAGGATACTGTTTTGGTTCCTAAGGAGACCTCCTGGTTCGGGTATTACCCAGATGGGGCCTTTGATCCTATTTTGCCTGCACAAGAG ACTCTACTCTATACTGAAGACTGGATTGGTTTGAAAATCCTGGATGAAGCTGGTAAAGTTAAATTCATAAACGTTTCTGGGGGTCATTTGGAGATTTCTACAAGTGATATGAAAACGTATATAGTGCCTTACTTGGAGGATGAAACATCAAGACAGATGGTGATAACAGAAACTTCACCATTTAACTGGCTTTCATCAATCTGGCATTTCTTTTTGGAACTGGTTGGGTTCTCTGAGGATCAACCATTGCTGCGCATGGTGCATTAA
- the LOC142617408 gene encoding uncharacterized protein LOC142617408, giving the protein MGPDLELKGKSKAAMEVSVSKENAIVLQGPEDKLLQCATNCQETHDNTFSMETLLVKRITEQDGSENMEVNITDCTNSTNAGLVESECQDVTEQSSSFGDTESGTENGLMMTDGEVESRLYAGDASASVYDGYFDTHCFKRSPKKKKLTVHWRKFIRPLMWRCKWIELQIKELQSQALKYDRKLAKYDERKPFEFECSKSEGIDAKSLPYSCQIFRSKVMKRKKRKRLESTIDIASYMSQHNLFSYFENKRPVGDSTSMVDNCGNLDKVTIGNNEFEINYGWSSLEFGNGDNSFEEILRKIEVAHSQVRKLKAQIDKVIGENPGKFSSINQLSLLVPDDALTSSDQNPASPFENGHSLLSRSLFTASQHMSECDMGDTPVPEFAFLSDEELIPFPNIIDSMDQPQVGVLCANNEQGILTEQGILIHNQAAKEELDDFGTVRLQLIEKPQVPMEEQKIVPKVEVSEANDLPSETAMPNVQSNVKSRSTSKSIFPRKTRRRGRRKAGKNRWSKRPSG; this is encoded by the exons ATGGGCCCTGATTTAGAGCTCAAAGGGAAGTCTAAAGCTGCTATGGAAGTTTCAGTAAGTAAGGAGAATGCAATTGTCCTGCAGGGCCCAGAAGATAAGCTTCTACAATGCGCAACTAACTGTCAGGAGACTCATGACAACACCTTTAGCATGGAAACATTGTTAGTTAAGCGAATTACTGAACAGGATGGAAGCGAGAATATGGAGGTTAATATTACAGACTGTACAAATTCGACTAATGCTGGATTGGTTGAAAGTGAATGCCAGGATGTGACTGAGCAGTCAAGTTCTTTTGGTGATACAGAATCTGGGACAGAGAATGGCTTAATGATGACTGATGGTGAAGTGGAGTCACGATTGTATGCTGGTGATGCATCAGCGTCAGTATATGATGGATATTTTGATACACACTGTTTTAAAAG ATCCCCCAAGAAGAAAAAGTTGACAGTTCATTGGAGGAAGTTCATACGTCCTCTTATGTGGCGTTGTAAATGGATAGAACTGCAAATTAAGGAGCTTCAGTCCCAGGCATTAAAGTATGATAGAAAACTTGCAAAATATGATGAAAGAAAGCCATTTGAATTTGAATGCTCCAAATCAGAAGGCATTGATGCAAAGTCTCTACCATATTCTTGTCAAATTTTTAGAAGTAAAGTcatgaagaggaagaaaagaaagagacttGAGAGCACAATTGATATAGCATCTTATATGTCTCAACATAACCTGTTCTCTTATTTTG AAAATAAGAGGCCTGTTGGTGACAGCACATCTATGGTAGATAATTGTGGTAATCTTG ATAAGGTCACTATTGGCAATaatgaatttgaaataaattatggATGGTCATCTCTTGAGTTTGGTAATGGTGATAATTCTTTTGAAGAAATCCTTCGGAAGATTGAAGTGGCACATTCACAAGTTCGCAAGCTAAAGGCTCAAATTGATAAGGTGATTGGTGAAAATCCTGGAAAGTTCTCTTCCATAAATCAGTTGAGCTTGCTTGTACCAGATGATGCATTGACCAGTTCTGATCAAAATCCTGCTTCTCCTTTTGAAAATGGACATAGCTTGCTATCTAGATCTCTGTTTACTGCATCTCAGCATATGTCCGAGTGTGACATGGGAGATACACCTGTGCCTGAATTTGCATTTTTGAGTGATGAAGAGTTGATCCCTTTTCCTAATATAATTGACAGCATGGATCAGCCTCAGGTTGGGGTTTTATGTGCAAAT AATGAGCAGGGAATTCTGACTGAGCAGGGAATTCTGATACATAATCAGGCAGCCAAGGAAGAGTTGGATGATTTTGGAACAGTTAGGCTTCAGCTCATAGAGAAGCCTCAGGTACCAATGGAAGAGCAGAAAATTGTTCCTAAAGTTGAGGTTTCAGAAGCTAATGACTTGCCCTCAGAAACTGCTATGCCTAATGTGCAATCTAATGTAAAGTCACGTTCCACTTCCAAGTCAATTTTCCCTAGGAAAACAAGAAGACGGGGGAGGCGAAAGGCTGGCAAAAATAGGTGGAGCAAGAGACCCTCAGGTTAG
- the LOC142617534 gene encoding uncharacterized protein LOC142617534, whose product MGLVMSLVAKGLPSAQVLNIFVGSLYNEFQKKKINSFDDFHSAMLDVFNTLNSALPGKNFDVPSTKEVEESYEKWNAESNAEKKRLVFIEFMKNKVNLNKGDNSMMITGIVTPPAAMAAKRAGENLTQLKMIKAVPDVIFIPSATMVALIVVKVSKRMFMGNIPS is encoded by the exons ATGGGTCTGGTTATGAGTCTCGTGGCAAAAG GATTACCGTCAGCGCAGGTATTGAATATCTTTGTGGGATCGCTCTACAACGAGTTccagaagaaaaaaatcaacaGCTTTGATGACTTCCACAGTGCTATGCTCGATGTCTTCAA CACTCTCAACTCAGCACTGCCTGGTAAAAACTTTGATGTACCATCAACCAAGGAAGTAGAG GAATCTTATGAAAAATGGAATGCGGAATCAAACGCCGAAAAAAAGAGGTTAGTGTTCATTGAGTTTATGAAGAACAAAGTCAATCTTAACAAAGGAGATAACTCCATGATGATCACTGGAATAGTAACACCTCCGGCAGCAATGGCAGCTAAAAGGGCTGGAGAGAATCTAACACAGCTGAAAATGATCAAGGCCGTTCCTGATGTGATATTTATTCCCTCGGCAACAATGGTTGCTCTCATTGTTGTTAAGGTGTCCAAAAGGATGTTCATGGGGAACATTCCATCCTGA
- the LOC142617547 gene encoding pentatricopeptide repeat-containing protein At2g44880: protein MRELEQLFLWNSIERKCLYLLQQRNTLASLLPIHAFMLRNALETNVNLLTKFITTCASLAGIHHARRVFDHCPHRDDSFLCNSMIKCHVGMRQFVDSFALYRDLRRNTGFVPDSYTFTTLGKSCGLNLAILEGQGVHGHVVKIGFCLDLHVSTALVDMYAKCGKMGYARMLFDEMSQRSEVSWTALICGYVRSGDMSNARLLFDRMPYKDLAAFNAMIDAYVKLRDMGSARSLFDEMPDRNVVSWTTMIYGYCHSGDVESARLLFDIMPEKNLFSWNAMMGGYCQNKQPYEALRLFQEMQSTTSLEPDEVTIVCILPAIADLGALDLGGWVHRFIWRKKLDRATNVCTALVDMYAKCGEVTKARRLFDEMPEKETASWNALIYGFAVNGCAKEALDIFSKMQHERYKPNDITMLGVLSACNHSGLVEEGKKWFKAMEEFRLIPKIEHYGCMVDLLGRAGCLEEAEQLIERMPYKTNGTIWSSFLFACGCSKDTVRAERVLNKAVKMEPQNDGNYVMLRNLYATEERWRDVEEIKGLMRKNGANKEVACSVIEVDGMVREFLAGERLNPHWEAINLTLDQLKKHMKGQIIKITGGGLN, encoded by the coding sequence ATGAGAGAGCTAGAGCAGCTATTCCTTTGGAACTCTATAGAAAGAAAATGCTTATACCTCCTCCAACAAAGAAACACCTTAGCTTCTCTCCTCCCAATCCACGCTTTTATGCTCAGAAACGCACTTGAAACCAATGTTAATCTCCtgacaaaattcatcacaaccTGTGCTTCCCTTGCTGGCATCCACCATGCTCGTCGCGTGTTCGATCATTGTCCCCACAGAGACGACTCGTTCCTTTGTAACTCCATGATCAAATGCCATGTGGGTATGCGCCAGTTCGTTGATTCATTCGCTCTTTACAGAGATCTTAGGAGAAACACGGGTTTTGTTCCCGATAGCTACACGTTCACGACGTTGGGCAAGTCTTGTGGTTTGAATTTGGCAATTTTGGAAGGCCAAGGGGTACATGGCCATGTTGTGAAAATTGGGTTTTGCTTAGATTTGCACGTATCAACTGCATTGGTTGATATGTATGCTAAGTGTGGGAAGATGGGTTATGCAAGAATGTTGTTTGATGAAATGTCGCAAAGAAGTGAAGTGTCGTGGACTGCTCTTATATGTGGATACGTGAGGTCTGGTGATATGAGTAATGCAAGGTTACTTTTTGATAGGATGCCTTATAAGGACTTGGCAGCATTTAATGCAATGATTGATGCTTATGTAAAATTGCGAGATATGGGCTCAGCTCGAAGTTTGTTTGATGAGATGCCAGATAGGAATGTGGTGTCTTGGACTACTATGATTTATGGATATTGCCATAGTGGTGATGTTGAATCTGCTAGGTTGCTTTTTGATATCATGCCAGAGAAGAACCTATTTTCATGGAATGCAATGATGGGTGGATATTGCCAAAACAAACAACCATATGAAGCATTGAGATTATTTCAGGAAATGCAATCAACCACATCATTGGAACCGGATGAAGTAACAATCGTATGCATTCTTCCAGCTATCGCTGATCTGGGTGCTCTAGATTTAGGTGGCTGGGTTCACCGGTTTATCTGGAGGAAGAAGCTTGATAGAGCAACTAATGTATGCACTGCACTTGTTGATATGTATGCAAAATGTGGTGAAGTTACCAAAGCCAGGAGACTTTTTGACGAGATGCCTGAAAAAGAAACAGCTTCATGGAATGCTCTGATATATGGATTTGCAGTCAATGGCTGTGCCAAGGAAGCGTTGGATATATTCTCAAAGATGCAACATGAAAGATATAAACCAAATGACATAACCATGCTTGGTGTTTTGTCTGCTTGTAACCATAGTGGTCTGGTGGAGGAAGGGAAGAAGTGGTTTAAAGCAATGGAGGAATTTAGGCTTATCCCAAAGATTGAGCATTATGGTTGTATGGTAGATCTTCTGGGGAGGGCTGGATGCTTGGAGGAAGCTGAGCAGTTGATTGAGAGAATGCCTTACAAAACTAATGGGACAATCTGGAGTTCTTTTCTATTTgcatgtggatgctctaaggatACTGTGAGGGCCGAGCGAGTACTAAACAAGGCAGTCAAAATGGAGCCCCAGAATGATGGAAACTATGTCATGTTAAGAAATTTGTATGCAACAGAGGAAAGGTGGAGAGATGTAGAAGAAATTAAGGGGTTGATGAGAAAGAATGGAGCAAATAAAGAGGTAGCGTGTAGTGTTATTGAGGTTGATGGTATGGTCAGGGAGTTTCTAGCTGGAGAGAGGCTGAATCCACATTGGGAGGCTATAAATTTGACATTGGATCAGTTGAAGAAGCACATGAAAggacaaattattaaaattacaGGGGGAGGGTTGAATTGA